From a region of the Deltaproteobacteria bacterium genome:
- a CDS encoding acetoacetate--CoA ligase: protein MQSKILWQPQKILAQQSQMFDFMQRINKKFGCNFQEYHDLHKWTVDHIPEFWGEFWEYADIIHSTGFKQVVDDPAKMPGAKWFAEARLNFAENLLQRRDDYTAIIFWGENKVRRSLSYAELFDQVRLIAAGLKRLGVKKGDRVAGFIPNMPEAIIAMLAAASIGAIWSSNSPDLGIKGVLDRFSQIEPKIIFAADGYYFRGKILNTQEKLAGIIDKLPSIEHVIVISYTGTAAISTLPKCLSWEDLAQATEEPLGFEQLPFDHPLYILYSSGTTGLPKSIVHSAGGTLIQHLKELRLHCNLTPADTIFYYTTCGWMMWNWLVSSLAVGATFVCYDGNPFYPTSDALLKMADDLGVTIFGTSAKYIATLEDIEVIPNQISSYPALKLITSTGSTLADESFDYVYEKWKRDVQLSSISGGSDIISCFVLGSPTLPVYRGEIQCKGLGMDVDCFDESGHPLIDRQGELVCKSAFPSMPIYFWNDPDGKKYHDAYFETFPGIWHHGDYIRISRQGGIAILGRSDATLNPSGVRIGTAEIYPVVESLEEISDSVAVGQQYEGDERIILFVKLAANQALTEELKRKINQQIRGDCSPRHVPAVILETADIPYTLSGEKVEMAVKKIIHGQEVKNMDALANPDSLDNFKNRQELL, encoded by the coding sequence ATGCAATCCAAAATCCTTTGGCAACCCCAAAAGATACTTGCCCAGCAATCGCAGATGTTCGATTTCATGCAGCGGATCAATAAAAAATTCGGATGCAATTTCCAGGAATATCACGATTTACATAAATGGACGGTTGATCACATCCCCGAATTTTGGGGTGAGTTCTGGGAATATGCTGATATCATTCATTCCACGGGATTCAAGCAAGTTGTGGATGATCCCGCCAAAATGCCCGGGGCTAAGTGGTTTGCAGAGGCGCGTCTGAATTTTGCTGAAAACCTCCTCCAGCGTCGGGACGATTATACCGCCATCATCTTCTGGGGTGAGAATAAGGTGAGAAGAAGCCTCTCTTACGCAGAACTTTTCGATCAGGTGCGCCTGATTGCGGCCGGATTGAAGAGACTGGGTGTAAAAAAAGGCGACCGCGTAGCCGGCTTTATACCCAACATGCCGGAGGCCATTATCGCCATGCTGGCAGCAGCTTCAATAGGGGCGATATGGTCATCCAATTCGCCTGATTTGGGCATCAAGGGCGTGCTGGACCGCTTCAGTCAGATCGAGCCCAAGATAATTTTTGCTGCCGACGGATATTATTTTAGAGGTAAAATCTTAAATACGCAGGAAAAACTTGCCGGCATTATTGATAAGCTCCCCTCCATTGAACATGTTATCGTTATCAGCTACACGGGAACGGCGGCTATTTCCACCCTGCCGAAATGCCTGAGCTGGGAAGACCTGGCACAGGCCACGGAAGAACCGCTGGGCTTTGAGCAGCTTCCCTTTGACCACCCCTTGTACATCCTGTATTCATCGGGAACGACCGGCCTGCCGAAAAGTATTGTTCACTCCGCCGGAGGCACGCTGATTCAGCATTTAAAGGAACTGCGGCTGCATTGTAACCTGACGCCTGCGGACACCATTTTTTATTATACCACTTGCGGATGGATGATGTGGAATTGGTTAGTCAGCAGTCTTGCCGTGGGGGCGACGTTCGTCTGCTACGACGGCAATCCTTTCTATCCCACGTCGGATGCGCTGCTGAAGATGGCCGATGATCTTGGTGTTACCATTTTCGGCACCAGTGCAAAATATATCGCCACGCTGGAAGATATCGAGGTAATTCCAAACCAGATATCATCCTACCCGGCGTTGAAGCTCATAACCTCCACCGGCTCAACTCTAGCCGATGAGAGCTTCGATTACGTCTATGAAAAATGGAAGCGCGATGTCCAGCTTTCCTCCATTTCCGGCGGGTCGGATATCATCTCTTGTTTTGTTCTGGGAAGCCCGACCCTGCCCGTTTATCGGGGAGAAATTCAATGCAAGGGTCTCGGAATGGACGTGGACTGTTTTGACGAAAGCGGCCATCCCCTCATTGATCGGCAGGGCGAGCTGGTCTGCAAGTCCGCTTTCCCCTCCATGCCGATTTATTTCTGGAATGATCCGGACGGCAAAAAATATCATGATGCATATTTTGAGACATTTCCCGGTATTTGGCATCACGGAGATTATATCCGGATCAGCCGGCAGGGCGGCATCGCCATTTTGGGACGGTCGGATGCAACCTTGAATCCCAGTGGAGTCCGTATCGGCACCGCCGAGATTTACCCGGTTGTCGAGAGTCTGGAAGAAATCAGCGATTCCGTGGCTGTCGGGCAGCAATACGAGGGCGATGAACGGATTATCCTGTTTGTTAAATTGGCGGCCAATCAGGCGTTGACGGAAGAGTTAAAGCGGAAGATTAATCAGCAAATAAGGGGCGATTGCAGCCCGCGGCACGTACCGGCCGTGATCCTGGAAACCGCCGATATACCCTATACATTAAGCGGGGAGAAAGTAGAAATGGCCGTGAAAAAAATCATCCACGGGCAGGAAGTAAAAAATATGGACGCCCTGGCCAATCCTGATTCTCTCGATAACTTCAAAAACCGTCAGGAACTTTTATGA
- a CDS encoding efflux RND transporter periplasmic adaptor subunit produces the protein MKQRKIIVIVICLLVAAGALAYIFNPWSGKNLAAKIGIVNGEKAAPTAPSGHQHGSTPAPAETEVSVAQTAAEAPTVEIPMDKQKLIGLTTVKAVIKPMQKVIRTVGRIEYDEKKLATVNTKIEGWIEKLHVDYTGRYVKKGEPLAEIYSPELVATQKEFLNTLRWASQGKDVKDERVSLLMTKDAAVILEAAKERLRLWDISEEQINLIEKTGKPVRTLAIYSPVSGYVIQKTAVQGMRVMPGEKLFDVVDLATVWIVADIYEYELPLIKVGQMARIGLSYFPDKEFSSPVDYIYPSLAGDIRTAKARFTIPNPDGVLKPQMFTNVEIKINLGSRLAIPTAAVIDTGVRQIVYVDRGEGNFEPREVVPGLRSEDMVEIIRGLRAGEKVAASANFLIDSEAQLKGVAPLPLRRK, from the coding sequence ATGAAGCAAAGAAAAATTATTGTAATCGTAATCTGTCTGCTCGTGGCAGCCGGCGCGCTTGCTTACATTTTTAATCCCTGGTCAGGGAAAAATCTGGCGGCAAAGATCGGGATAGTCAATGGTGAAAAAGCAGCCCCGACGGCGCCATCAGGTCATCAGCATGGGAGTACCCCAGCCCCGGCGGAGACAGAGGTAAGTGTTGCGCAAACCGCCGCAGAAGCGCCGACCGTGGAAATACCGATGGACAAGCAAAAGCTCATCGGTCTCACGACCGTGAAAGCCGTGATAAAGCCTATGCAAAAGGTGATTAGGACGGTGGGCCGCATCGAGTATGATGAAAAAAAACTGGCCACGGTCAATACCAAGATTGAAGGGTGGATCGAAAAGCTCCATGTAGATTACACGGGCCGCTACGTAAAGAAGGGGGAACCGCTGGCCGAAATTTACAGCCCAGAACTGGTGGCAACCCAGAAAGAATTCTTAAATACCTTGCGGTGGGCGAGTCAGGGTAAAGATGTGAAAGACGAGCGGGTATCCCTGCTGATGACCAAAGACGCCGCGGTCATCCTGGAAGCGGCGAAAGAGCGGTTGAGGCTCTGGGACATCAGTGAAGAGCAGATAAATCTGATTGAGAAAACAGGGAAGCCCGTCAGGACGTTAGCCATCTACAGCCCCGTCAGCGGTTACGTCATTCAAAAGACGGCTGTGCAGGGAATGCGCGTGATGCCGGGGGAAAAACTATTCGATGTTGTTGATCTTGCTACCGTTTGGATCGTTGCGGATATTTACGAATACGAATTGCCGCTGATCAAGGTGGGGCAAATGGCCCGCATCGGTTTGAGTTATTTCCCAGACAAGGAATTTTCATCCCCGGTGGATTACATTTATCCTTCCTTGGCGGGCGATATCAGAACAGCCAAGGCGAGATTTACGATTCCCAATCCCGATGGTGTTCTGAAGCCCCAAATGTTTACCAATGTGGAAATCAAAATCAATCTAGGTAGCAGGCTGGCCATACCGACAGCGGCAGTCATTGATACGGGAGTAAGACAGATCGTTTATGTGGACAGGGGCGAGGGGAATTTTGAACCGCGGGAGGTAGTGCCGGGCTTGCGGTCGGAGGACATGGTGGAGATTATCCGCGGTCTCAGGGCCGGAGAGAAGGTGGCGGCCTCGGCCAACTTCCTCATTGATTCGGAGGCCCAGTTGAAGGGTGTTGCACCCTTGCCCCTGAGGCGCAAATAA
- a CDS encoding TolC family protein, translating into MSKGWDGTASVPIRGVAASASLWFCLLIIAVVSSFAEEGTVRLPDLIREAVKNNPEIHISAARTQAAEHRIPQATSLADPMFMIGYENEGTSNPYTFNRDVNGMPADSRWMFSYSQQLPYPGKRALKGEMAARDAENLKILINAARLNTIVRVKELYYDLSLAHTTIDLLRDKTALFSRAEDAALARYASGMAPQQEVLMAQTEKYMLLEREEMEKQKIKSLEAMLNASLGRDGSIPLGGRPEKAIAVLSPNSLEELIKMSYDQNPLIKSREKMTAGAEAKVRMAKKEYYPDFTLGGAYFGRGEQFPDMWNLTATVNLPIYYKKKQEQGVLEAEASLLETKRDVEATKLMVASSLRDNHAMVKTAEKLMALYKDGLIPRAYQDFELALTGYTTGKVEAITVITRLKALIDYELLYQLQFVQREKGIARLEAIAGIMDYETGAK; encoded by the coding sequence ATGTCGAAAGGATGGGATGGTACGGCTTCAGTGCCGATCAGGGGGGTAGCGGCATCAGCATCCCTTTGGTTCTGTTTATTAATTATTGCAGTCGTGTCGTCCTTTGCCGAAGAGGGTACTGTAAGACTCCCTGATTTGATCCGGGAGGCGGTGAAAAACAATCCGGAAATTCACATCTCCGCGGCAAGAACGCAGGCCGCTGAGCACAGGATTCCCCAGGCCACAAGTCTGGCCGACCCCATGTTCATGATCGGCTACGAGAATGAAGGGACGAGCAACCCCTATACGTTCAACAGAGACGTAAACGGTATGCCTGCCGACTCCCGGTGGATGTTCTCTTATTCCCAGCAGCTTCCCTATCCGGGGAAACGTGCCTTAAAGGGAGAGATGGCCGCCCGGGATGCGGAAAATTTGAAGATATTGATTAATGCCGCCCGGTTGAACACCATCGTCCGGGTTAAGGAGCTCTACTACGATCTCTCCCTCGCCCATACCACGATTGACCTGCTGCGGGACAAAACAGCGCTTTTTTCCCGGGCTGAGGATGCAGCCCTGGCCCGATACGCCTCCGGGATGGCGCCACAGCAGGAGGTGCTGATGGCCCAGACGGAAAAGTACATGCTGCTGGAACGGGAAGAGATGGAGAAGCAAAAGATCAAGTCTCTGGAGGCGATGCTTAATGCCTCCCTGGGCCGTGATGGCAGCATCCCTCTCGGTGGCCGGCCCGAAAAAGCCATCGCTGTACTTTCTCCGAACAGTCTGGAAGAACTGATAAAAATGTCCTATGACCAGAACCCCCTGATAAAATCCAGGGAAAAGATGACCGCCGGAGCCGAGGCCAAAGTGCGGATGGCCAAGAAGGAGTACTATCCAGATTTCACACTCGGCGGCGCCTATTTTGGCAGAGGGGAGCAGTTCCCGGACATGTGGAATCTTACGGCAACTGTCAATTTGCCTATATATTACAAAAAGAAGCAGGAACAGGGTGTTCTGGAGGCGGAGGCATCTTTGCTAGAGACGAAGAGGGATGTGGAGGCAACGAAGCTGATGGTTGCATCTTCCCTGCGGGACAACCATGCCATGGTCAAGACGGCGGAGAAATTAATGGCTCTGTATAAAGACGGCTTGATTCCCAGGGCCTACCAGGATTTTGAACTGGCCCTGACCGGATATACAACGGGCAAGGTGGAAGCAATCACTGTCATCACGAGATTGAAGGCGCTTATTGATTACGAGCTGTTATATCAATTGCAATTCGTCCAGAGAGAAAAGGGCATCGCCAGGCTTGAAGCCATAGCGGGAATTATGGATTACGAAACGGGGGCAAAATGA
- a CDS encoding FixH family protein, with protein MKRVILAGIMFLLVAGVAVAKDFEVTKKAGDFTVIVKIDKNPPVTGENNISVALKDAGGANVKDAKVNIEYSMPAMPGMPAMRYTTDGVPKGGVYQAKLNFSMSGAWDVALRITQGAKKAQAKFNIDVR; from the coding sequence ATGAAAAGAGTGATTTTAGCAGGGATAATGTTTTTGTTGGTGGCCGGTGTCGCTGTGGCCAAGGACTTTGAGGTGACGAAGAAGGCAGGCGATTTCACCGTAATTGTAAAAATTGACAAGAATCCTCCAGTTACCGGTGAAAACAACATTTCTGTCGCCCTTAAGGATGCCGGTGGCGCCAATGTCAAAGATGCCAAAGTTAATATTGAATATTCGATGCCGGCTATGCCGGGGATGCCGGCCATGAGATACACGACCGATGGAGTGCCGAAGGGTGGCGTGTACCAGGCAAAACTGAACTTTTCCATGTCCGGGGCCTGGGATGTGGCCTTACGGATCACTCAAGGAGCGAAGAAAGCCCAGGCCAAGTTCAATATTGATGTGAGGTAG
- a CDS encoding CoA-acylating methylmalonate-semialdehyde dehydrogenase produces MNGPKRLRYCVNNEWCESKTTKYMPVTNSSTGEVMAEAPCCTVDEVESAVAAAKAAFPGWSSTPIQDRMGVMFRFRGLLESHMDELTLSVATELGKNLEEARGDVIKSMEVVEMACGAPILMQGDALMNISTGHDTVMYREPVGVFAGIVPFNFPAMIPFGWMIPLCITLGNTFVLKAASLTPQTAMRVLKLLIEAGIPKGVVNLVTCSRNEAELLLKHPDIRGISYVGSTSVGLHIYATAAAHGKRVQALCEAKNHGLVLRDAALERAALGIINSTFGCAGMRCMALPSLCVEDACADEFLSYLLKFARQRKVGCAYHPETELGPVVSAEHKESVINWINKGVAEGAELILDGRNVVVPGFENGHFIGPTIFDHVKPGMSVGDSEIFGPVTCIKRVKDFEEGMAIMNGSRFANGSCIFTQNGYYAREFVRRTHGGMVGVNVGIPVPVSYFPFAGHKDSFLGDLHVMGRDVVAFYTESKCVTSRWFSEEDKKETKISTWEGTITRK; encoded by the coding sequence ATGAATGGACCAAAACGGTTGAGATATTGTGTGAACAATGAGTGGTGTGAGTCCAAGACTACGAAGTACATGCCGGTGACGAACTCCAGTACGGGGGAGGTGATGGCGGAGGCGCCCTGCTGTACGGTGGATGAGGTCGAAAGCGCCGTGGCGGCGGCAAAGGCGGCCTTTCCGGGGTGGTCTTCTACCCCGATCCAGGACCGGATGGGAGTGATGTTCCGGTTCAGGGGACTTCTGGAATCCCATATGGATGAGTTGACGCTCTCCGTGGCGACGGAGTTGGGCAAGAATCTGGAGGAGGCCCGGGGGGACGTGATCAAATCAATGGAGGTGGTGGAGATGGCCTGCGGCGCCCCGATCCTGATGCAGGGCGACGCACTGATGAACATTTCCACCGGCCATGATACGGTAATGTACCGGGAACCCGTGGGGGTGTTTGCCGGGATCGTCCCTTTCAACTTTCCGGCCATGATCCCCTTCGGCTGGATGATCCCGCTGTGCATCACGCTGGGCAATACCTTTGTGCTGAAGGCGGCCAGCCTGACGCCGCAGACGGCCATGCGGGTCCTGAAGCTGCTCATTGAGGCAGGCATACCCAAAGGCGTCGTGAACCTGGTCACATGCAGCCGCAACGAGGCGGAACTGCTGCTGAAACATCCCGACATCCGGGGGATCTCCTATGTCGGCTCCACCTCGGTGGGGCTCCATATCTACGCCACCGCCGCGGCCCATGGCAAGCGTGTCCAGGCGCTCTGCGAGGCAAAGAATCATGGTCTGGTCCTGCGCGACGCCGCCCTGGAGCGGGCCGCCCTGGGAATCATCAACTCGACGTTCGGCTGCGCCGGGATGCGCTGCATGGCGCTGCCGTCGCTCTGTGTCGAGGATGCCTGCGCCGATGAGTTTCTCTCCTACCTGCTGAAGTTTGCCCGGCAGCGCAAAGTGGGTTGCGCCTACCATCCGGAGACGGAGCTGGGCCCCGTCGTTTCGGCGGAGCACAAGGAGTCCGTCATCAACTGGATTAACAAGGGTGTCGCGGAGGGGGCCGAATTGATTCTGGACGGTCGGAACGTCGTCGTACCCGGTTTTGAGAACGGTCACTTCATCGGTCCGACGATCTTCGACCATGTAAAACCAGGAATGTCTGTCGGGGACTCTGAAATCTTCGGTCCCGTGACCTGCATCAAGCGGGTGAAGGATTTTGAGGAAGGAATGGCCATCATGAACGGCAGCCGGTTCGCCAACGGCTCCTGCATCTTTACTCAGAACGGCTATTACGCCCGTGAGTTCGTACGGCGGACCCATGGCGGGATGGTGGGAGTGAACGTGGGCATTCCCGTGCCCGTTTCCTACTTTCCTTTCGCTGGACACAAAGACTCCTTTCTCGGCGATCTCCATGTGATGGGACGGGACGTGGTCGCCTTCTACACGGAATCGAAGTGTGTGACCAGCCGCTGGTTCAGTGAAGAGGACAAGAAGGAGACGAAGATAAGCACCTGGGAGGGCACCATCACGAGGAAGTGA
- a CDS encoding CusA/CzcA family heavy metal efflux RND transporter produces MIAKIIEYSARNKFIIFLLIASLAIWGYWALQKTPLDAIPDLSDTQVIIYTEWSGRSPDLVEDQITYPISSTLLAAPKVQFVRGFSFLGSSFIYVIFDEGTDIYWARSRVLEYLQAVKAKIPTDVNPVLGPDATSVGWGFSYALVDKTGNHDLSQLRTLQDYNLKLAIESVPGVSQVASLGGFVKQYQITIDPNRLLAYNIPLMAVLEAVKKSNRDVEGRVLEFSGVEYMIRGRGYIKGLKDLEGIAVGTNGQGTPVLLKDLATVRLGPEIRRGIAELDGKGEVAAGIVVVRFGQNVLDVIERVKERIKNDIAPSLPQGVEIVTTYDRSDLISRSVDTLKDEIIKLTIAVSVVCIVFLFHLPSALVVILTLPIAIIISFICMYYLGITSNIMSLSGIAIAIGAMVDASIIMVENAHKRLEEWEEQGKPGNRTDVIIEAAKEVGPSLFFALLVISVGFLPVFTLQGQAGRLFKPLAYTKTFAMLFASFLAVTLTPMLMTLFLRGKIQPEDKNPIIVFLGKLYRPRVAFALKYPKAVIVAAVIIMALTVYPIMKLGSEFMPPLYEGTLFYMPVTVPAASITEVSQLLKLQDSILKKIPEVAQVFGKGGRAETATDPAPLEMFETVINLKPESEWRQGMTVEALKSEMNDALSIPGVANSFTMPIKARIDMLSTGIRTPVGIKVLGPRLDELERIGKDIEQAVKDVPGTRSAYAERVTTGYFLDFDIKREEIARYGLSVDTVQEVIQAAVGGMNLTTTVEGRQRYPVNVRYARELRNDIDKLKRVLVPVTMSASPAGGEGVGGSAAGASRGLVQVPMGQLADIRIVKGPTAIKSEEGMLSSYVYVDFSGRDMGGYVDEAKKKVATVNIPDGYRLQWSGEYENLVKTHARLKVVIPLTALLIFVLIFINTNSITKTVIVFLAVPFSLVGSYWFLYLLNYNMSIAVWVGMIALAGLDAETGVIMLLYLDLAHDQWKKEGRLNNIEDLKDAILHGAVKRVRPKLMTVGVILAGLIPIMFSNGAGSDVMKRIAAPMIGGVITSELLELTVYPSIYLIWKRREFKIK; encoded by the coding sequence ATGATTGCAAAAATAATCGAATACAGTGCACGGAATAAATTCATCATATTCCTGCTGATTGCGTCCCTGGCCATCTGGGGATACTGGGCCTTGCAGAAAACCCCGCTGGATGCCATTCCCGACCTGAGTGATACGCAGGTCATCATCTATACGGAATGGTCAGGCCGCAGCCCCGACCTGGTGGAAGACCAGATTACCTATCCCATCTCCTCCACGCTGCTCGCGGCGCCGAAGGTCCAGTTTGTCCGGGGGTTCTCCTTCCTCGGCAGTTCCTTCATCTATGTCATTTTCGACGAAGGCACCGACATCTACTGGGCCAGAAGCCGGGTGCTGGAATATCTGCAGGCCGTGAAGGCCAAGATTCCCACGGATGTCAATCCGGTGCTGGGCCCCGATGCCACGAGCGTCGGCTGGGGCTTTTCCTATGCCCTGGTTGACAAGACGGGGAACCATGACCTCTCTCAACTCCGTACCCTGCAGGACTACAACCTGAAATTGGCAATTGAAAGCGTGCCTGGGGTCTCCCAGGTCGCGAGTTTGGGAGGATTCGTCAAACAGTACCAGATCACTATTGATCCTAACCGGCTTCTTGCTTACAACATTCCGCTCATGGCGGTGCTGGAGGCCGTCAAAAAGAGCAACCGCGACGTGGAAGGCCGGGTTCTGGAATTTTCCGGCGTCGAATACATGATCAGAGGACGCGGCTACATTAAAGGGTTGAAGGACCTGGAGGGCATTGCCGTCGGCACGAACGGCCAGGGAACTCCCGTGCTGCTGAAGGATTTGGCAACGGTGCGGCTCGGCCCGGAGATAAGACGAGGCATTGCGGAGCTGGACGGCAAGGGCGAAGTGGCGGCGGGAATCGTCGTGGTGCGGTTCGGCCAGAATGTCCTTGACGTTATCGAACGGGTCAAGGAGCGGATCAAGAATGATATCGCCCCCAGCCTGCCCCAGGGGGTGGAGATCGTCACCACCTATGACCGCTCCGACCTGATTTCGCGGTCCGTGGATACCCTTAAGGATGAGATCATCAAGCTGACGATCGCCGTCAGTGTTGTCTGCATAGTGTTTCTCTTCCATCTGCCCAGCGCCCTCGTAGTCATTCTGACGTTGCCCATCGCGATCATCATCTCTTTCATCTGCATGTATTACCTGGGAATCACGTCCAACATCATGAGCTTGAGCGGGATTGCCATCGCCATCGGCGCCATGGTGGACGCCTCGATCATCATGGTGGAAAATGCTCATAAAAGACTGGAGGAATGGGAGGAACAGGGCAAGCCCGGCAACCGGACGGATGTTATCATCGAGGCCGCCAAAGAGGTGGGACCGTCGCTTTTCTTTGCGCTCCTCGTCATCAGCGTTGGTTTTCTGCCTGTTTTTACCTTGCAGGGACAGGCGGGAAGGCTCTTTAAACCCCTGGCCTATACGAAGACCTTTGCCATGCTCTTCGCTTCATTTCTGGCTGTTACATTGACTCCCATGCTCATGACTCTTTTTCTGCGCGGGAAGATTCAGCCGGAGGATAAGAATCCCATCATCGTTTTCCTCGGCAAGCTCTACCGGCCTCGGGTCGCCTTTGCCCTGAAATATCCGAAAGCCGTCATTGTCGCGGCGGTAATTATCATGGCCTTGACCGTTTATCCGATCATGAAACTGGGTTCGGAATTCATGCCGCCCCTCTACGAAGGCACGCTTTTTTACATGCCCGTGACGGTGCCGGCTGCTTCTATCACTGAGGTGTCCCAATTACTCAAACTTCAGGACAGCATCTTGAAGAAGATCCCCGAAGTGGCCCAGGTATTCGGCAAGGGAGGGCGGGCGGAAACAGCCACCGATCCGGCGCCGCTCGAGATGTTTGAGACGGTTATTAACCTCAAGCCGGAATCGGAGTGGCGTCAGGGGATGACCGTGGAGGCCCTGAAGAGCGAGATGAATGATGCCCTTTCCATACCCGGTGTGGCCAACTCCTTCACCATGCCGATCAAGGCGCGGATAGACATGCTCTCTACCGGCATCAGGACACCCGTGGGGATAAAGGTGCTCGGACCGCGCCTCGACGAACTGGAGAGGATCGGGAAAGATATCGAGCAAGCAGTAAAGGATGTTCCCGGCACCCGGAGCGCCTATGCGGAACGGGTAACGACGGGATACTTCCTCGATTTCGATATCAAACGCGAGGAGATTGCCCGCTATGGCCTCTCTGTGGATACGGTGCAAGAGGTCATTCAGGCGGCCGTGGGCGGGATGAATCTGACGACTACTGTTGAGGGAAGGCAGCGCTATCCCGTGAATGTGAGGTATGCGCGGGAACTGAGAAACGATATAGATAAACTGAAGCGGGTGCTGGTGCCAGTGACGATGTCTGCCTCGCCTGCCGGTGGGGAAGGGGTGGGCGGCTCTGCTGCCGGAGCTTCCCGGGGCCTCGTCCAGGTGCCTATGGGGCAGTTGGCGGATATCAGGATCGTCAAGGGCCCGACGGCGATCAAGAGTGAGGAGGGCATGCTGTCGTCTTACGTCTATGTGGATTTTTCCGGTCGGGACATGGGCGGTTACGTGGATGAAGCCAAGAAAAAGGTGGCAACGGTGAATATACCCGACGGCTACCGTTTGCAGTGGAGCGGCGAGTACGAGAATCTGGTGAAGACGCATGCCCGGTTAAAGGTGGTTATCCCGCTCACGGCCCTGCTGATCTTTGTGCTCATCTTTATCAACACCAATTCCATCACCAAGACGGTGATTGTCTTTCTGGCCGTCCCCTTCTCCCTCGTCGGTTCCTACTGGTTCCTCTACCTGCTAAATTACAACATGAGCATCGCCGTCTGGGTGGGGATGATAGCCCTGGCGGGATTGGATGCCGAGACGGGGGTCATCATGCTCCTCTATCTGGACCTGGCCCACGACCAGTGGAAAAAAGAAGGGAGGCTGAACAATATTGAAGATTTGAAGGACGCAATTTTGCACGGGGCAGTTAAGCGGGTAAGGCCGAAGCTCATGACCGTGGGAGTCATTCTCGCCGGTCTGATTCCGATCATGTTCAGTAATGGCGCCGGTTCCGACGTGATGAAGCGGATCGCCGCGCCCATGATCGGTGGTGTCATTACCTCTGAACTCCTCGAACTGACGGTATATCCTTCCATATATCTGATTTGGAAGAGAAGAGAGTTTAAAATCAAATAA
- the pcnB gene encoding polynucleotide adenylyltransferase PcnB, which translates to MVETMQPRIIPRQEHRISRKQISPNVLRTLYRLRDHGFIAYLVGGCVRDLLLERTPKDFDIATDATPGQIKRLFRNCRLVGRRFRLAHLHFQDEIVEVSTFRAAAPSDEADLEEPGPNNGPPRHLKDWNGMVLRDNVFGTPEEDAVRRDFTINALAYNVADFSLIDYSTGLNDLHERLIRPIGDPYVRFTEDPVRMLRAVRFAASHNLVIEPATWEILGELSSTISRAAPGRLYEEILKLFLLGAARPVFSLLDNSGLLAALFPRLSQWLSGSSRHLTIMHANLEGLDRLCQCGTPPSPALFCAAFFGPSLEEAVLAHHRDGIPRQQALDAACTVAMEEFCQIVSIPGRVGNQLRGILAMQPSLHRKPPRRPSVMVNRPGFADALAYLRLAAEARGENRAALEWWDAFLSEVPSAISSEPPADEAPAKRLRKRRRRRRPAAPHTGAVSIPQ; encoded by the coding sequence ATGGTGGAGACCATGCAACCTCGAATTATTCCCCGGCAGGAACACCGGATCTCCCGCAAGCAGATCAGCCCGAATGTACTGCGCACCCTCTACCGACTCCGTGACCACGGCTTCATTGCTTACCTGGTCGGGGGATGTGTCCGCGACCTGCTCCTGGAACGAACCCCCAAGGACTTCGACATCGCCACCGATGCCACACCCGGTCAGATCAAACGGCTCTTCCGCAACTGCCGTCTTGTGGGCCGCCGTTTCAGGTTGGCTCATCTCCACTTTCAGGACGAAATCGTGGAAGTTTCTACGTTTCGGGCTGCCGCCCCCTCCGATGAAGCGGACCTGGAAGAGCCAGGTCCCAATAACGGCCCGCCCCGTCACCTCAAGGACTGGAACGGAATGGTTCTGCGAGACAACGTCTTTGGCACGCCGGAAGAGGATGCCGTCCGCCGTGACTTCACGATCAATGCCCTTGCCTATAATGTCGCCGATTTTTCGCTAATTGACTACTCGACCGGACTGAACGACCTCCACGAGCGGCTCATCCGTCCCATCGGCGACCCCTATGTGCGCTTTACGGAAGATCCGGTGCGCATGCTCCGCGCCGTTCGTTTTGCCGCATCTCACAACCTCGTCATCGAACCGGCCACGTGGGAGATCCTTGGTGAGCTGTCCTCCACTATTTCTCGTGCTGCACCGGGAAGGCTCTACGAAGAGATACTGAAACTTTTCCTGCTTGGCGCTGCGCGACCGGTTTTCAGCCTCCTGGACAATAGTGGACTTCTTGCGGCCCTTTTCCCCAGGCTCAGTCAGTGGCTCAGTGGGAGCAGCCGTCACCTGACCATCATGCACGCAAATCTTGAAGGCCTCGACCGGCTATGCCAATGCGGGACACCGCCATCTCCAGCGCTTTTCTGCGCCGCATTCTTCGGTCCCAGCCTGGAAGAAGCAGTGCTTGCCCACCACCGGGACGGTATCCCCCGCCAGCAGGCCTTGGATGCCGCATGCACCGTTGCCATGGAAGAGTTCTGCCAGATTGTGAGCATCCCCGGACGGGTCGGCAATCAACTGCGCGGTATCCTCGCCATGCAGCCCTCACTGCACAGAAAGCCACCGCGTCGTCCCTCTGTCATGGTCAACAGACCCGGGTTTGCAGACGCCCTGGCATACCTGCGCCTTGCTGCGGAGGCAAGAGGGGAAAATCGAGCCGCCCTGGAATGGTGGGACGCCTTCCTTTCAGAGGTACCTTCCGCAATCAGTTCAGAACCGCCCGCCGATGAAGCCCCGGCAAAACGGCTGAGAAAGAGGCGACGCAGACGTCGCCCTGCTGCTCCGCATACAGGGGCAGTTAGCATCCCGCAGTAA